AACAAACAAAACGAAAATGAGTTTGCAAACCTGTTTGACAACACCCTGATTGAAATCGCTGACCTCAACATCAAATTATTTTCAGTTGCAACCATTGACAAAGAACGCATCCGTTTGTTTGATAAACTTTCGCCTTACATTATTGAGAGCAATCAGAAATCACCTTTCTGCAAAGCCATCATCAACAAATTAGTTGCGTTCAGTTTTGAACCCGTGTTTGAAGAAAAGTATGATTTCTTTTCTACCATTTTTGAATACCTGATTAAGGACTACAACAAAGACAGCGGGAAATATGCAGAGTATTACACACCTCCAGCCGTTGCAAAAATTATGGCACGAATACTTGCGCCTGAGCCGGTAAAAAGCGTTACACTCAATGACCCTTCATCAGGTTCCGGCAGTTTGTTGTTGGCTTTGGCTCACCAGATTGGCGAAGACAAATGCAGCATTTACTCGCAGGATATTTCTCAAAAATCATCCGAGTTTTTACGATTGAATTTAATCCTGAACAACTTAGTGCATTCATTGCACAATGTGATTAAAGGAAATACTTTGACAAACCCATACCATGTTAACGATGAAAAGACCGATTTAAAAAAGTTTGATTACATCGTTTGCAATCCGCCATTCAAAATGGATTTCAGCGATGACAGGGAAACACTTGCAAGTGACCAACACAAGAAAAGATTTTTTGCAGGAGTGCCAAGTGTGCCTGCAAAGAAAAAAGATTCAATGGCAATTTACCAGTTGTTTATTCAGCACATCATTTATTCGCTTGACAAAAAAGGAAAAGCAGCCGTTGTAGTTCCCACAGGGTTTTGCACAGAGAAAGCTGCAATTGGTTTGGGAATAAGAAAAAAATTAGTTGACCAAAACTGGTTACATGCCGTTGTGCAAATGCCGCCAAATATTTTTGCAACCACAGGAACAAATGTTTCTGTATTGTTTATTGACAAAAGCAAAACCACCAACAAAGTAATTTTAGTTGATGCCAGCAAACTTGGAACAAAAGTAAAAGACGGCAAGAACCAAAAAACTTTATTGAGTGCCGATGATGAAAACAAAATCATCAATACCATAAACAGCAATGAAGTGGTTGAAGATTTTTCTGTTGTAGTTGACAATGAAAAAATAAAAGACAGGAACTATTCTTTGGGTGCAGGACAATATTTTGAAACACGAATTGAATATTCTGAATTGAGTAATGAAGAATTTGAAAACAAAATTGATGAAGCAAAAGAAAGGTTAACGAAGTTGTTTAAGAAATCAAAAAATCTTGAATCAAAACTATTTTCAAAACTAAATGTGATAGAGTATGATTTATAACGAAAGCAAATTCAACTCCGAGTGGGATACGCTTCCGTTAAATAAACTTGGAGATTTTAGGAGAGGCAAATCAAAACACCGACCAAGGAACGATTCAAAATTATTTGTTGGCGGTAAATATCCTTTGATTCAAACAGGAGAAATTAAAGCAGCGAATCTTTTTATCAATTCTCACAATGCAACCTATAATGATGTTGGTTTGAAGCAAAGTAAATTGTGGGATGCAGGAACTTTGTGCATTACGATTGCAGCTAACATTGCGGAGACAGGCATACTTGCTTACCCAATGTGTTTCCCTGATAGTTGTGTTGGTTTTGTTGCTGACAAGAAAATGACATCCGAACTTTTCATGCACTATGTTTTTACCTACATAAGAAAGAGCATTCAGAATTCTTCATTGGGAAGCATACAAGACAATATCAATATTGATTTGCTTACTTCTTTAGATTTTAAAATTCCCAAAAAGAATATTCAAGATAGCATTGTTGATTTGTTATTAACGATTGACAGTAAAATTGAAACTAACAGCAGCATCAATACTGAATTGGAAACAATGGCAAAAACCATTTTCAATTATTGGTTTGTGCAATTTGATTTTCCAAACGAAGAAGGTAAACCATATAAATCAAATGGCGGTGAAATGGAATACAACAAAGTATTGAAAAGAGAAATTCCGAATGGATGGAAAGTTGGCAGCATTGGAGATATCTGTGAAGTAAAATCTGGCTTTGCCTTTAAATCGGATTCATGGTTAGATAGTGGAATTCCAGTTTTAAAAATTGGTAACATTCAAGAAGACTATACAATTAGCTTTGAAGGATGTTCTCATGTTTCAGAAGATAAAGTTAAAGTTGCAAAGGATTATCAAGCAAGTCCAGGTGATATAATTATTGCAATGACAGGTGCAACTATTGGCAAGTTCGGAATTGTTCCAGACATTGATAAACCAGTTTTAATTAATCAACGAGTTGGTTTATTTAAACTTGGTGATGAATCACTACAAAAATTACCATTTCTGATTAATACATTGAAACAAGTTCATGTCAGAGAAATGATTTTTTTTATTGCTTCTGGTTGTGCTCAACCTAATATAAGTGCAATTGAAATTAATGCAATTAAAACAGTAATACCGCCTAAATTATTTATTGAAAAGTTCAATCAAACAACCAAAAACTTTTTTGAAGTAATTATCAATAACCATAAACAAACCCAAGAACTCATCACCCTTCGTGATTTCCTTTTACCGTTGCTGATGAACGGGCAAGTGAATGTGAAGTAAACAATGAAAGACGATTTAAATAATAAGGGAAAAGCGCTCAAAGCGTTTCTTGAAGCCATTGATTATAAAAAGAAACGCAAAGCTTTACTTGTTATGGCGACAGGTACAGGAAAAACAAGAACGATAATGGCACTTATTGATGTTCTGCTCAAAGCAAATGCAGCACAAAAGATTTTATTCCTTGCCGATAGAGATAGCTTAGTTAATCAGGCATTGACAGATGGCTTTAAACAGCATCTTCCAAACGAATCCAGAGCTCGAATAAGAACCTATGATATTTCCACAGATGCCCGAGTTTACGTTTCTACTCTTCAGACACTTGAACTTTGCTACAATAAATTTACTCCTGCCGATTTTGATGTTATAATTTCTGATGAATGCCATCGATCAATCTATAATAAATTTACCGATGTGCTAGCTTACTTTGATGTGATTCAAATAGGACTAACCGCTACCCCTGCTGAATTTATCGATCGTGACACATTTAAGTTTTTTGATTGC
The Ignavibacteriales bacterium DNA segment above includes these coding regions:
- a CDS encoding restriction endonuclease subunit S, which encodes MIYNESKFNSEWDTLPLNKLGDFRRGKSKHRPRNDSKLFVGGKYPLIQTGEIKAANLFINSHNATYNDVGLKQSKLWDAGTLCITIAANIAETGILAYPMCFPDSCVGFVADKKMTSELFMHYVFTYIRKSIQNSSLGSIQDNINIDLLTSLDFKIPKKNIQDSIVDLLLTIDSKIETNSSINTELETMAKTIFNYWFVQFDFPNEEGKPYKSNGGEMEYNKVLKREIPNGWKVGSIGDICEVKSGFAFKSDSWLDSGIPVLKIGNIQEDYTISFEGCSHVSEDKVKVAKDYQASPGDIIIAMTGATIGKFGIVPDIDKPVLINQRVGLFKLGDESLQKLPFLINTLKQVHVREMIFFIASGCAQPNISAIEINAIKTVIPPKLFIEKFNQTTKNFFEVIINNHKQTQELITLRDFLLPLLMNGQVNVK
- a CDS encoding class I SAM-dependent DNA methyltransferase is translated as MTNHLEHTQKTKELIDGLKTICSNYGLGNAGSEYKIITEVFLYKFLNDKFLHEARRANKDLKNSKNIEADIQKMSKGDYEYMLEKMGERSAKLKKTHFISHLFNKQNENEFANLFDNTLIEIADLNIKLFSVATIDKERIRLFDKLSPYIIESNQKSPFCKAIINKLVAFSFEPVFEEKYDFFSTIFEYLIKDYNKDSGKYAEYYTPPAVAKIMARILAPEPVKSVTLNDPSSGSGSLLLALAHQIGEDKCSIYSQDISQKSSEFLRLNLILNNLVHSLHNVIKGNTLTNPYHVNDEKTDLKKFDYIVCNPPFKMDFSDDRETLASDQHKKRFFAGVPSVPAKKKDSMAIYQLFIQHIIYSLDKKGKAAVVVPTGFCTEKAAIGLGIRKKLVDQNWLHAVVQMPPNIFATTGTNVSVLFIDKSKTTNKVILVDASKLGTKVKDGKNQKTLLSADDENKIINTINSNEVVEDFSVVVDNEKIKDRNYSLGAGQYFETRIEYSELSNEEFENKIDEAKERLTKLFKKSKNLESKLFSKLNVIEYDL